AAAGTGCTAGTAATACGGATTCGGGTTTGGATACCGCAGCAGAGGTTTTTTCTACAGCAAACTCTAGTGAAGTGCCAACCAACACTTCGGCTAGTGATCTTAACGGGAATCATGATATGACGTTCAATTCGGGAAAATATTTTGCAATGACAGACGTGTCTCCTCTTCAGGTGGAAAACAACAACGGAAGGTTGGCCCTACCGAATGGACCAATGCTTTCGCCAACTTCTATGAGCGATGGAGGCTCAGAGACACATGGATCGGTAGTGGAACATAGAAGGGACTCACAACAGATCGGTCCAGGTTCGACTCCAGCTGCAATGGCCCGAACCGAGAACTATCAAAGGAAAAGACCACGTAACGAGGTAGTGCCCGACAATAACATGATTACGCGAAGGACATGGTCTAACTCGTCGTTGTcgaattcaagaagctcTTCAAGCTCCCAAATCATGACACAACCCTCTTCACAACTGTTGCGAACAATGCCAGATTTCCTGTCAGTCCCCAATCCAAGCCAACCTTCTATTCAACGTGTAATTCCTGCGCAGGGTCCTATCAATGGTGGCATAGAGATCACTTTGCTAGGAACAAAGTTCAAGGATGGTTTGTTGGTCAAGTTTGGTGAGAATATTGCTCTATCCACTCAGTGCTGGAGCGATACTACTATGGTTACGTACTTGCCACCGGCCTCTTGTGCTGGGCAAGTCTTCGTGACAGTTTTGGATCCTGAAGATACAAACGCTCTCGAGACTCATCCAAGTAACAAATCAATTTTCACTTACGTCGATGATACCGACAGGCAGCTTATCGAGCTGGCTTTGCAGATTGTGGGTCTGAAGATGAACGGTAAATTGGAGGATGCTCGTAACATCGCGAAGAGAATTGTCGGTAACGATGATGGATCTAGCTCACTGGACACTGCCAACATATCACCTGGAAACAGTTCAGGCGCAAACCAAATGGCCATGGACAAGTTGAATACCCAGTCCGATGAGTTATTACTCGTGAAGGTTATGAAATCACTGCATGTCAACTCTAACTTATCGATGTGTGACAGTTTGGGGCGCACATTGCTACATCTCgcatctttgaaaggctATAACAGTTTGTGCTCTACCTTGATAAGAAACGGAGCCCGCGTGAATGATAAGGATCTATACGGCTTCACGCCTCTACATTTCGCATGCATCGGTGGTGATATCAAAGTCATTCGCTTACTGATTGAATGCAGGGCTGATGCTTCGATAAAGGCCTGCAACTCGGTTACTGCAAAAGAGCTATTCATGTGCAATCACGGTCACAAAGTGACTGTTAGCCACTACTTCCAGGAAGTCGCAGATCTCTTAGACGATGTTGTCTCTCCAGATATGTTCAACGCTTCCAACAGAAAACTTTCGGATTCAAGCTTCCATTCTAGTGTATTTGAGAATGAGTCTCTCTGCTCGTTAGACAACGGTAATATGGCTCTCGGTACAAGGAGGGACGAAGATCATTCTGACTACGGTGAAAGTGATTTTGAGGAAGATGGAGATGAAAGCTTGCTGACAGGTGATGAGCCAGCAATCGACAGTGAAAGTGCCGAAACTCATCCGAGCCATGAAGTTGGCCGTACCAATTCAATGGACAACTCGTTGCTGAACCGTATGCTGCACTACCTGAACGATGATCTTCCCAAGTATGAAGATCTGTTCCCTGGATTACACGAAAATAGGGGAAGTAAACTACTCCCTATTGAACTCGAGACTCACAGTGAGGAAGTTCGGAACACGTCTTTCACTGCTGAGGAGTctcaaacttcttcagaagacgaagaagatgcaTTGCAACTGAAATTCAATAGGTTCTTCCAACAAAGACagaactttcaaaatgacAAAATGTTGCTATTTTTTTGGCTACCACTTACAATCGTGCTGTTAACGTGGTACGGTTTTTACAAATTCGGACAGGAGGACGATGTCGTTCACTACTTTACCAAAATGGCCTCCGAATACTTACGAGTAATATTTGCTAAAATTTTGCTAGGAAATGAGAGAATGAAGACCGCATTTAAGGAACAATTGACACTATTCCAGAATACTGGTATCTTAAATGATTTCATAGTCGCTTGATAATTCATCGTGCCGTCTCAACTCTCAGATAAACTTATATATCATATATAAAATGGAATCTAATAGACTTGAGCTTAATACTTTTTCGGGCAAGAACTTCAGCCGGTTCGCGATGAGCAtctcaaatttgaaaaattttggctACCAAAGATAACTAGGTAAGGAAGAAGTGTTTATCTAAGAGTCAAATAAGGAGCAATGTCTGGTAATCAATTCAGAATTATAGCTGGTTCCTATGAGCATAACATTCTTTGTTTATCGGTCAACCTCTCTTTACCTACTCCAGTTTTCACGCCAATCTTTCATTTCCAAGCACATACACTGAGTGTTAAATGCCTAGATATATCAAAAAGATATCTTGTTTCCGGTTCAAATGATGAGCACATTAGAATTTatgatttgcaaaagagaaaagaacTAGGCACTTTGCTTGCTCATCAAGGATCAATCACCACCTTGCGTTTCTCGAACAGCGCAAAGGAAAAACAAGAGGAAGGTTCTGAGATCAAGCCGTCCGCTAGCAAATGGTTACTTTCAGCTTCAGAGGACAACAAAATTATTATCTGGAGAGTAAGAGACTGGGAAAACTTCGGAGTGCTGAAAGGGCATACAGCAAGAATTAACGATCTTGACATACATCCATCCAACAGGATTGCCGTCAGCGTCAGTGAAGACCACAGTATACGACTATGGAACTTAATGACTGTGAAGAAAGCAGCTGTCTTAAAATTGCGGGGCTATCCACAAAATGCTCAGTTTGTCAGATGGCTCGGTGATGACGGTCAGTTCTTTGCAGCAGCTCTTTTGAACAAGGTGCTGATTTACAAGACTTCAACCGCCAAGGTACAAAGTGAGATTGACCTTGGAAGGCTTTCAATCATGCACATGGAGGCAAAGAGATTCGATGGAAAGGAATACATAGTGATCGGTTTGAGTAACGGCCGCGTCAACTTCTATGATACCAAACCgctctttgaagaagacgcTAAGGATTTCGAGCCAGAGTTTGACCTATTGGGCCACACTAACCGTGTCAAGGACTTTAAGTTCTACACCAATGAATATGGTACATACTTGGTAACCATCGGATCTGATGGTAAAGTGATTGTCTGGGATCTCAAGACCAAAGAACAGCTAGCTGTTTATGACGCTGGTGAGAGGCTGAATTGTCTAGCGCTTTGCGATGAGGCAACTGAGAAGTACGAGACTATTAAGAAACGTGAGTCAGAGAGTGCAGAGATTGACAACCAGAGTGAAGTCGAGAGTGATATCGAAGgattgaaagaagctatGTTTGGCAAAGCacaaaagaagagcaaaaagaataagagaagaaagaagaacaagaaagtaTCTGTGCAAGTAGACTGATAATTCATCTCAAGTTGAAGGTTATCATTTATATAGATATTGTACATTAAAACTAAGTGAAAGGGCTACCTGAACCCAATAAAATCATAACTTCGAGGATCTGTTAACACGATTGCAGTGTTTTTCAAACAGTTTCTTGGCTCTAACCCAGACAGGGgacttgtttctttgagGAAGTTGTTCCAAAGATGGCAATAGATCGTGAGCGAAAAACTCAGAAGCTTCTCTTGGTAGCAATGAAGGTAAATGATCGATGGAAATGACGGATAGTTTTGGTCCTGCTGTAGTGGGCACCAGCACTGTTGGTTTGTTGAACACAGTGGCAATGTCGTAGATTGGCACTGGGTTATGAGGGTTAGTTGTGTCGGCAGAGACGTCAACAACCGTTCTTAGTCTTCTCTCTGGTCTATTCAGTAGTTTGTAGTCAATGAATGGTGGGATTGGTTTGGACAAGTAGATAcagttgatgaagatatcagCTTGAGCAATCTCCTTGAATGGTCCACCGCGGgaagtttctttgatatcCCATTTCAATATGTTCTCATCCGGGACACCAACCTTGTGCAATAGATCAATGGCTCCAGAACCACATCTACCTAGAGCACCAATCACCAGTACAGTT
This DNA window, taken from Torulaspora delbrueckii CBS 1146 chromosome 2, complete genome, encodes the following:
- the TDEL0B07570 gene encoding uncharacterized protein (similar to Saccharomyces cerevisiae MGA2 (YIR033W) and SPT23 (YKL020C); ancestral locus Anc_2.662); this translates as MLTQLKKESLFNDGGRNGSGENQNDEDMDVLESDLLNDFLFKAGDGRASNTGANGRKGEGEEEDAIFDAFINTDSLEGASTGATSGAFHGLGQSMGFNEEDTSFQEPSFLMSSSQFNGRMNANDGLVSDGNSRSPTPISDSTGYHKQCQDTVENSLGFGRSEALQTTPVDPLDYIEVDEKTLPYKLTVSGLPEVSRVENQIKLTFNIDPAMKRCMVHLPSDCIARQKFYLEKDVKQYPQEFQDQLIYVEAFLLCASTNKTTYVCARCVKREHRRASRRKSGLSDNVLWCNNNNRRAIIFNNKQVFVTKETDEKDRCKEFDLTARIVCYCRHHKSAEGFKILFVLKDSKGAMLAKSFTNSIVIMDKKPLPNSANSPIIAQSASNTDSGLDTAAEVFSTANSSEVPTNTSASDLNGNHDMTFNSGKYFAMTDVSPLQVENNNGRLALPNGPMLSPTSMSDGGSETHGSVVEHRRDSQQIGPGSTPAAMARTENYQRKRPRNEVVPDNNMITRRTWSNSSLSNSRSSSSSQIMTQPSSQLLRTMPDFLSVPNPSQPSIQRVIPAQGPINGGIEITLLGTKFKDGLLVKFGENIALSTQCWSDTTMVTYLPPASCAGQVFVTVLDPEDTNALETHPSNKSIFTYVDDTDRQLIELALQIVGLKMNGKLEDARNIAKRIVGNDDGSSSLDTANISPGNSSGANQMAMDKLNTQSDELLLVKVMKSLHVNSNLSMCDSLGRTLLHLASLKGYNSLCSTLIRNGARVNDKDLYGFTPLHFACIGGDIKVIRLLIECRADASIKACNSVTAKELFMCNHGHKVTVSHYFQEVADLLDDVVSPDMFNASNRKLSDSSFHSSVFENESLCSLDNGNMALGTRRDEDHSDYGESDFEEDGDESLLTGDEPAIDSESAETHPSHEVGRTNSMDNSLLNRMLHYLNDDLPKYEDLFPGLHENRGSKLLPIELETHSEEVRNTSFTAEESQTSSEDEEDALQLKFNRFFQQRQNFQNDKMLLFFWLPLTIVLLTWYGFYKFGQEDDVVHYFTKMASEYLRVIFAKILLGNERMKTAFKEQLTLFQNTGILNDFIVA
- the MAK11 gene encoding Mak11p (similar to Saccharomyces cerevisiae MAK11 (YKL021C); ancestral locus Anc_2.663) — its product is MSGNQFRIIAGSYEHNILCLSVNLSLPTPVFTPIFHFQAHTLSVKCLDISKRYLVSGSNDEHIRIYDLQKRKELGTLLAHQGSITTLRFSNSAKEKQEEGSEIKPSASKWLLSASEDNKIIIWRVRDWENFGVLKGHTARINDLDIHPSNRIAVSVSEDHSIRLWNLMTVKKAAVLKLRGYPQNAQFVRWLGDDGQFFAAALLNKVLIYKTSTAKVQSEIDLGRLSIMHMEAKRFDGKEYIVIGLSNGRVNFYDTKPLFEEDAKDFEPEFDLLGHTNRVKDFKFYTNEYGTYLVTIGSDGKVIVWDLKTKEQLAVYDAGERLNCLALCDEATEKYETIKKRESESAEIDNQSEVESDIEGLKEAMFGKAQKKSKKNKRRKKNKKVSVQVD